A single window of Carettochelys insculpta isolate YL-2023 chromosome 13, ASM3395843v1, whole genome shotgun sequence DNA harbors:
- the LOC142020382 gene encoding uncharacterized protein LOC142020382: protein MPRANLAMAEGQLQSLHYSIGLLGIASGALLLAVHAYSFTSPAPLIPSTALGILLFVISALLAYSGVQKSLRNSSLFVTLCLTISVLWCSYGVIHILAGQGVLNGVGDFRNATVPGLATFTLGLLIIAAVGFLQRDVILAMLASCISLACAHEIAVLYNTAFGSSAVACNYMIVCFVGGYFAVGRGLYLLSKEKITLPGTGLAKTKTNHKVQASGANMNELAVIGLILNMLSASVFGCRLLGVTSNLFVGQVPWLWAAGIYQIGVCIFSYRAMDVLAAVFFAFTSVLKFAAGYSLLYRVWQQDEPVFPVPFLVVFAILFAVLALFTTIKSPVDGLYLLFYVAYCIALACRPHGFFEGGPQGVDVAIFVASALMALIYCYNMKAKAKIPMGEGKVKAWLSHSSHLKLREGTDLHAPFLGYSRYADAEALGYACSVLAAFAITMTVDPKAPLATVVIPWVVVAGGILKLFCGSVAFARGKTLESTAFILYGVTWIIWGLTRYGGLYGPSRGFQVVVGIITLMLANCFIVFCTLFLSISWFIYSLTFLLILISFLLDAVNAIPAGYDIAVTILFGLASFYCFLSALFNSTFEGALFPVGRPIVKLGSVGVGSTKCLHLPARKASSVKQIAEIMKNGGACGIPTDTVYVLVAACNRPDAVEKVYKTKRQAQDRPMSLWISSLKQLEPAKHLFSPVLWDFMEAAWPSPISLVVHRGEWVNFLGMKDSAKYVGTSQSVAIRIPDCSVTTYLIDLVGPIAVTSANPTGEADTTHHNQVYAKLGDKVDAVLCNGPSPENIASTVVDCTKIESGNIGFFRVGIVPKSKVLQILEQVLRKHAQGRNHGSMARPGQEERQGLSNGTHTASPEESALTSFTNRAFRADE from the exons ATGCCCAGAG CAAACCTGGCCATGGCAGAGGGACAGCTGCAGTCTCTTCATTACTCAATAGGGCTCCTGGGCATTGCATCAG GAGCCCTCTTGCTAGCCGTGCATGCCTACAGCttcaccagcccagcccccttgatccccagcacagctctgggtATCCTTCTGTTTGTTATATCGGCTCTGTTGGCTTATTCAG GGGTTCAGAAGAGCCTGAGAAATAGCTCCTTGTTCGTGACCCTTTGTCTAACCATCTCAGTGCTGTGGTGCAGCTACGGAGTCATCCACATCCTGGCAGGGCAAGGTGTTCTGAATGGTGTTGGTGATTTCCGCAATGCCACAGTGCCTGGCCTGGCCACATTTACTCTGGGGCTCCTCATTATTGCAGCGGTGGGCTTCCTTCAAAGAGATGTCATCCTTGCCATGTTGGCTTCTTGCATTTCGCTTGCCTGCGCTCATGAAATTGCTGTGCTGTATAATACAGCTTTCGGCTCCTCCGCTGTGGCTTGCAATTATATGATTGTTTGCTTTGTTGGAGGCTAttttgcagtggggaggggtcttTATTTGCTCAGCAAGGAGAAAATTACCCTTCCTGGCACAGGTCTGGCCAAGACCAAGACTAATCACAAGGTCCAGGCCAGTGGTGCCAACATGAACGAGTTGGCAGTCATTGGTCTGATCTTGAACATGCTGTCTGCCAGCGTCTTTGGCTGCAGGCTCCTGGGAGTGACCAGCAATCTATTTGTGGGCCAAGTACCCTGGCTTTGGGCAGCTGGGATTTACCAGATCGGGGTCTGCATTTTCTCGTACCGTGCCATGGATGTGTTGGCTGCTGTGTTCTTTGCGTTCACCTCGGTGCTGAAATTTGCTGCGGGCTATTCCCTGCTGTATCGGGTCTGGCAGCAGGATGAGCCGGTTTTCCCTGTCCCATTCCTGGTGGTTTTTGCTATCCTCTTTGCTGTCTTGGCCCTCTTCACCACCATTAAAAGCCCGGTCGATGGCCTGTATTTGCTCTTTTATGTGGCCTACTGCATCGCCCTGGCCTGTCGCCCTCATGGGTTTTTTGAAGGTGGCCCCCAAGGGGTGGATGTGGCCATTTTCGTGGCCTCAGCCCTTATGGCTCTCATTTACTGCTACAACATGAAAGCGAAGGCCAAAATCCCGATGGGGGAGGGAAAGGTCAAGGCCTGGCTCTCCCACAGCAGTCATCTCAAACTCCGTGAAGGGACGGACCTTCACGCTCCCTTCCTGGGCTATTCCAGGTATGCAGACGCCGAGGCGCTTGGCTATGCGTGCAGCGTCCTGGCTGCCTTTGCAATCACGATGACGGTGGATCCAAAGGCGCCGCTTGCGACTGTTGTCATACCCTGGGTGGTGGTAGCTGGTGGGATACTGAAGCTTTTCTGTGGTTCGGTGGCCTTCGCCCGTGGTAAGACCTTAGAGAGCACCGCCTTCATTCTGTATGGGGTCACATGGATCATCTGGGGCTTAACCAGATACGGTGGCCTCTACGGCCCTAGCAGGGGCTTCCAGGTAGTGGTAGGCATCATCACCCTCATGCTTGCCAACTGCTTCATTGTCTTTTGCACACTCTTCTTAAGCATCTCCTGGTTCATTTACTCCCTCACGTTCTTGCTTATTCTCATCAGCTTCTTGCTGGATGCAGTTAACGCCATCCCAGCTGGCTATGATATTGCAGTCACCATCCTCTTTGGCCTGGCCAGCTTCTACTGCTTTCTGTCTGCTCTTTTCAACAGTACCTTTGAGGGTGCACTGTTCCCTGTGGGCAGGCCTATTGTGAAGCTTGGCAGTGTTGGGGTAGGAAGCACCAAATGTCTTCACTTGCCTGCCAGGAAAGCTTCCTCAGTCAAGCAAATTGCAG AGATCATGAAGAATGGAGGGGCCTGCGGCATCCCCACAGACACAGTGTATGTGCTGGTGGCAGCCTGCAATCGACCTGATGCTGTAGAGAAAGTTTACAA GACAAAGCGCCAGGCTCAGGATCGCCCCATGTCACTCTGGATTTCTAGCCTGAAGCAGCTGGAACCTGCAAAACATTTGTTCAGCCCCGTACTGTGGGATTTCATGgaggctgcctggccctctcccatTAGCTTGGTGGTTCACAGAG GGGAATGGGTGAACTTCCTGGGGATGAAAGACTCTGCCAAATATGTTGGTACTTCTCAAAGCGTCGCCATCCGCATCCCTGACTGCTCTGTCACCACGTACCTCATCGATCTG GTTGGCCCCATTGCAGTCACCTCAGCCAATCCAACTGGAGAGGCAGACACCACCCACCACAATCAGGTGTACGCCAAGCTAGGGGACAAG GTGGATGCAGTTCTGTGCAATGGGCCTTCTCCTGAGAACATTGCCTCCACTGTTGTGGACTGCACCAAGATAGAGAGTGGAAACATAGGGTTCTTCAGGGTCGGCATTGTTCCCAAATCCAAG GTGCTACAGATACTGGAGCAGGTGCTGAGGAAACACGCTCAGGGCCGTAACCACGGCAgcatggccaggccaggccaggaagAGCGTCAGGGCCTCTCCAATGGGACACACACTGCCAGCCCGGAAGAGAGCGCGCTGACTTCGTTCACTAACCGTGCATTCCGTGCCGACGAGTAG